TGTACCCCGGGACAATGCTGTCTAGCAGAAGTTGAAGCTTGGTGAACTGTCCATGTAGATGTGCTGTGTGGTGGCTCCCCTGGGGTCGGCTTCAGCAAAGAAACACTCCGGGATAACCTTGAAGAACATCTGTAGAAAAATGGCACCTTATTGTGGCTGTTTTGATTATGTACTGCATTGCTGTACAATGATGCCAGCAGAAGTGTACAGCGTAGAGGCAGAGTAAACCTTATGATGCCTTTTGATATTCATGCGCAGAAATCAAACGAGTTGTGAATTGTGATTAAGTTATTGGCatgaaaatatataatataaggATTCTAATGAAATTAGACAAAAAGCACTGACGTCAAGTACGTCGGTTGTCGGGTGTTCGTAGCGGGGACTGCCCAGGTAGGCTTTGATGTTCCAGCCGAATCCGTTCAGCCTGCCGGAGTTGTACAGCAGGAAGACTGGGAAGAAGTCTTCACAGGACATGTCCGCCGTGACGTTGTACCAGTAGTGCTGGCCTGTTGGACCGGAAAGGGAATATTGTTAATCAATCTTGATGCATCTTAAGTAAAGCGACTGTCTCTAGATCTGTTCCCCTGCCTTGAGTAATGGTGTTTCGTTACTGCTTGTTGCCAGTGAGAATAGTTTCATATATTACGTTATGGGGAATATATATGATACTTTATATTTCTAAGCTTACAAAAAACATTTGCTATCTTTCAGCTACATACTTGGGCGTCAAAACTTTTACCGCTGTTTGATACGGCATTGACGTGGACGTGTCTTTCTAATTGCACTTCTCCGTTTTACTTTAAGTCAACACCATTTTACAGTGTTAACCGTACCCATGGTGTAGAAGCATTCTCCCTGGGTCCACAGAGTCGTGCCTATGTCAGCCTCGTCCCGAGGGATGAGATCGTAGTCATACTGCGGGTTGGGGCCGTTCTGGATGTACAGACCCTCGCCGGTACCCTCCAGAGTAAACAGCGCCTCCGAGCGGCCGGTGCAGACAGTGGCTAAATTAAGAAAGATAAATGCTGGACACTACAAGAAGACCGTATCTTTCACTGCATCTTTCCTATAACGTCGCCTGTTACGATTTGTGGGGAAATAACGAGTGGTCCACCATTCACTGAGGCAGAGGAAGGCGACAGAAAGGAGAGGGTAGTGGCTATCTCAATTTTTAGCGCTCACGTAACGTTATCTTGTACGCTATATATTTAGAATTCATTTTCACCCACCATGATATTCCACCTACGGCATACACACAAGGCCGGTCTTCTGGAGAATCCTTATCTCGTGCGAAGCTTGTGACCTGTGTTAACCTAATACTGACGTGTCTCTTACCTGGGTTTACAAAGTAGGCCGTAATGACGTACATGTCACCGTCGTCGTTCCACATGTTCTTCATGGCGTCAGACGGTAGGTCGGCAGGTAGTTCGGCTTTAAGTGCCTGGAGAATGGATATACTTAAACGTAAAACGATATTAGATACATTACCGAACACGTAAGTTCATGATAAGGATATAAATTACTTAAATGCGTCACTACAAGGGTCTATTCAGCTCACCCACCCCCATCTGAATACCAGCGACGTAGCCGTTCTTGTCGAACAGCAGCATGACCGCGGGGTCGTTGTCCTTGATGTAACGGGACCCGCGGTAGAAGCTGTCTGAAAAATAGATTCACTTTGATTATAGACTATCACAGCAAAGCCAACACCTTGCTATCATTCATTAAGTTGTCTTCTTTTGCACTCTGTCCCTGTCTTTTCCTCCTACTCATATACTTATTTTCCCAGACCAGAATCTCTATGGGAATATTAGTGTAGCCTCATCTACACACCAAATGTAATTCGAATGCCGATTGACGAGACGATAATTCTACTACTGTGAATAAAATCAGGTGGTCATTACCATCACACTTGGCACCACGGCTGAAGTCGACCCACCCCTCCGCCAGGGCGTCACTCTCCGTACGGGGGAGGGAGTCGAACACGGTCGAGCTGAACAGCTGGTTCAAGCCCCACGTCACTGAAAGAAATAAGAAAGTCACGGCTTTGTTCTagtttcctttcttttttcttcgttTGTACTTCGTAGAAGGCCAGATAAAGCATAAATCATACCTTCTATTAGCATATACAATTTTTGAAGAAGGGAAAGAAAAGCCCGCGCATACGCGTTccaaataaatgtaacatacgGTACCAGAAGTCTGGCAATGATCGACTACAAGAAAACTGTTGGATCTGGCATTTTAGTTCACGTTTGCAGTTTCGGAGGAGACATGAGTAGAAATAGAAACTATGCGGTACCTCTTAGATCGTTCCACTCAGCATCTGAAGGGAGAGATAAAACACACATATCTGAGCGGTCAGCGGACCTGACATGGATCTGAATAGATGTCTATCACCCTTATACTAATATATACGCGTTCTATATACTATCAGCTTATTTGCTCATTATGTTTCGATACGGTATTATTCAATGCACGTATATCTTTAATTTGAGTACCCCGTTTTTTTATATGATCACGATCGCGCTTAGTTGTTTTGCCATTGTCACAGCCTTCATATTAACTGTTTACCTTAATTGGCAGCCTTTGCCATGTAGCCATACAGATACAATACATCAATTTGAAAACCTACCTTCGCTAAAAAGCCATCCCTCCACGGATACAAGACTCAAGAGCGCCAAAACTACTGTTGTCTTCATAGTGTTGCCAATGTTCTTGCTGTCGCGCCCTTTCAGAGACTTCGGTGCCAACCTTCTCCGAGTACTGTACCGAGAACAGACTGATGGCTGAACACGGTTGGAACTAGTGCGCATATAATGTTTGCCTCGTTGTTTGCACCGGTTCTGCACGCTTCGCACAATTCATGTGATTAAACATTAATttaaaagtaaacaacaacgGATGAATCAAATAAAGGATGTGCCTCGTAACATCTTTACCTGCGTGACTAAGCAGATTGAAGCCCATGATACCAATGCATTAAAACGAACTAATTCTAACGATATCAAGAAGATGTTTCAGCCATACACAAAAGCATGCTTTTGCTGAAaaggcacccccccccccacacacacacacactgatacATGACTACAAGCGTCAGAACTACTGCTGTCTTCATATTGCTATCACTGTTCGTTGCTTCCAACCTTCTCTGAGAAGAATTAAAAGGGCAGACTGATGGCGATGAAAAGGTCTTTGCACCGGTTGTGCACACTTCCGAACACACTTCATATGATTATACGTTGAAGCAAACAACGGCGGCTAAATCTGTCTTTTGACAACTTTATCTTCATGACAAAATGGATTGAAACTCAAGATAAATCGCCTTTTTCAGTGAGAAAGATGCAGCTGACAAAATTTGTATTTGACGTATGTCAAGCACAGACGACCGGTCGGAACCACCGCCCTTCCGGAGCACCCCTGAAACATAGTTAAAACTAGCTTTTTGTGCCTATTTGTCCCACCGGCCAGGACAGTTCACTCCGACTGCAGAGTACAGAAGACCCATATCATCATGAAGACTGTGGTAGCATTGGCGCTTCTCAGCCTAGTTTGTGTGGAGGGATGGCTCTTCTCTGAGGGTACGGCACAGGCTTGTCCTGTCTTTGTTTCCGCCATGTtgtgtagtagtagtaaaataagcaaatcaacatggcttaagTTCCACACGTCGTAAATGGTTATGTAATTTTGTGTACTTTCCCCCAACCCTGTCTACTTTCAcgttgaagatgaatttcagaACATTTTAGAACCAGGCGTTTCATTTTTCATACATCATGGATAAAGTATGTACACATTCTATCTTTTTATGACTTCTGACCTCCCAACATTCCCCTGTTTCCCTGCAGATGCTGAGTGGAATGACCTCAAAGGTAAAGTCACGAACTATGTACGCTATGAACTTCATCTTCATTCGGTTAAGATGGATAGTCTCATCATAAAGAAATACCAGTCTGCTGACTTTATATCGCCATCGGCATTGCGGATAATTGCCAAATGCTTTGCAGTCTTTCGGTCCCCTTAAGTCTTCTTTTTTCTCACTCTCGCACTAGCATCAGATCTCGAGCTTTAGTTCCCGCCACGGCTTTGTTATCCGCTCGGGCTCAGCCATCCTTGCATCTCTGGATAGCGCCATGCTGTAGAAATGACACGATGGTTTTCCCCATGGTTTGCCAGTGACGTGGGGCTTGAACCAGGTGTTCAGCTCGACCGTGTTCGACTCCCTCCCCCGTACGGAGAGTGACGCCCTGGCGGACGGGTGGGTCGACTTCAGTCGTGGCGCAAGTTGCGACGGTACGTATTACCTGATTATAAGAGATTATTTGTAGGTTTTATTTTACAATTGTAATATGTTCCTAAATTGGATAGGACAATGATCAACTCCGCCACATgataaaaaatacatgaatttagtGATTTAAAGACATGTACCAATGCGGCACCAGTAATCTTGAGGtatgtacacttcagatatttaggccACTATAACAATGTGTATTTGGTGTAGCTGTATTATGGCATCCGATGGAATTATGAGTTTATGTTAATTGCTTTGCACCCATCCAAAGTCTCACACTCTGTCGCATTTGTTTGTTAGGAGATTTTTACCGCGGATCCCGCTACATCAAGGACAACGACCCCGCGGTCATGCTGCTGTTCGACAAGAACGGCTACATCGCTGGTATTCAGATGGGGGTGGGTCGACCTAAAGTTAATAATGCCTGAACTGTCAGTCCTCATAACAGAAGACTTTAGTCTAAACCTCATTGGGGCTTCTTTTAATGTTCATTGGCTCCGCAGCTTGTAAAATGCACCCTGGTACTGCTCAGCCATTGCGACATTGTCATCTGAAATCACTTCTCGAAACAGTCTTGAATTTGCGCTGTTTTAAGTCCAAAGACGTAATCTTATTAAGATATAGATTcctgaaaatatttgtttttctctCCCCAGGCCCGCAAAACTGACCTCTCTGCCAACGTTCCCGCTCCCCAAATCATGCACATGTGGAACGACGATGGGGACATGTTTGTCATCACCGCTTACTTCATAGACCCAGGTTGGTCACGCATGCTCTAAACTCTTGATTGTCTAGTAGATAGAATGCAGCCTGTGTTGATTTCCCCTGTGTCGATTTGTANNNNNNNNNNNNNNNNNNNNNNNNNNNNNNNNNNNNNNNNNNNNNNNNNNNNNNNNNNNNNNNNNNNNNNNNNNNNNNNNNNNNNNNNNNNNNNNNNNNNNNNNNNNNNNNNNNNNNNNNNNNNNNNNNNNNNNNNNNNNNNNNNNNNNNNNNNNNNNNNNNNNNNNNNNNNNNNNNNNNNNNNNNNNNNNNNNNNNNNNNNNNNNNNNNNNNNNNNNNNNNNNNNNNNNNNNNNNNNNNNNNNNNNNNNNNNNNNNNNNNNNNNNNNNNNNNNNNNNNNNNNNNNNNNNNNNNNNNNNNNNNNNNNNNNNNNNNNNNNNNNNNNNNNNNNNNNNNNNNNNNNNNNNNNNNNNNNNNNNNNNNNNNNNNNNNNNNNNNNNNNNNNNNNNNNNNNNNNNNNNNNNNNNNNNNNNNNNNNGACAGGCTGAACGGATTCGGCTGGAACATCAATGCCGACCTGAACAGCCCCCGCTACGAACACCCGGCTGTAGACGTTCTGGATGTGAGTGGTCTATGATACAGCTTACCTAGATATAGTTGTCATATATGCGAGTCAAAAGTGCACTAATCTGACTAGTCCCTTACAATTGCTTGTCAGTCTGTGATGTCTTTATCACCTATTAGTAAGCACAACTAGTAGTAAGCACAACTTGTTCGTGACTCTTTGATTAAACCCCTTGCCCCTTGAGTAAACGAGTTTTAATTCTTCCTGCCGTAGATGTTCTTCCAGGACACCCCAGCCTGTTTCGTACAGCACGCCCAGCGCGGCCTGACCACCCAGCACATCTACCTGGACGATTCACCCAGCTTCAACTTCTGTTAGACACAACAGCCATCTGAAGTCCTGCTGCGCATCACGTCCACAACACATCTACCTGGGCTGCACACAAACATAACTTCCGTCACAATTTCCCTCAAAACAACACTAGAAATATTTCAGCGTAATATTCATACAGATCTCCTTTCTGTACATGTGCCTATATCTACACATCATGACTTGTGTAGAGAAAGAGTACGACAGGAGGAAGTGACGGGGCCATTTTCCGCCACCAGGTCTGCTTGAGATTATTGTAAAATCGTCACCATCAATCCAGAAACCGCAAAATATCCCTTTGGACCACACTTTTCACCTTACCTTTCTGACAAAGACATTAAGTTGTTTTATGTTGGAATGCCTTATATGGATACAAGTCAGTACCAGTACCTCAGCACGTTAGTACATAGTCCATACTTCAGaaacaaatattgaaataaagaCATGCCAATGaaaatctgtatctgttttttttttgtcacaagGCCGATGAATAAATAGGGGTGTCAGGTAACAtgcaaaggaaagaaaaactACATGAACAATGTAAAGATTTGCAACTAGAACATTCAAAGGTTCCCGGTCGCAGTAAAGGAAAGCAAATAGATAAAGGTGACGGTGCGGCGTGGCTAGTGTGtcattctatttcttttttgccttgccgccggcaaggctttacgccagctttcttccttggacggacggacggaccttttaaccttgctcttccaaagaccctttcaaaggcccttccaaatcgcctttctcatggacaagtttgacggcttaggcagacaatggtacatccccgttgaattttaaaccgtccattttacgtatttgtttctgtttgcggtcggttctaaaagcatttaatatttggttacattgaatgattgaagcgtttgtatggtaaaattccaaattcatttggagtgGCATAAAATCAAGTGTattatctcgcaacaagaattgcattagcttttcataaagatgaaataatgtccaaatcaggctaatgaattgtatgtgaatatataagtagccatgacgtcatcaaaacgttggagacaccttccgagaccgcagcacaacgctaacgtgagtttaggagagcgccagctcaaaacgtcacacgagaagtcgcaatagataatattttagatcatttttgtatatttcaaatatcaaCTCTAGTCCTGCGGCCTGTTTTGTTACATTTCCCCTCACACGAGGAggtcgcaatagataatatttaggatcattttgttatatttcaaataTCAACTCTAGTCTGCGGGCCTGTTTTGTTACATTTCCTAGTCTTCATTCTACatcatttctttcaaagttatCGCTAAtccagaaataaaatgtaacgcTTTGGAATATGTAAGATAATATTCTAGCTACTATATATGTCAAACTTTTATCGTAGTGATTCCTAaaataatcattgttttatccGTGTTTTTGTGAGGCCTGTAACTAGATCAGTTTTCTTTGTGCATAATTTGTCGGACATTTTTGTTACCTGGGTGGTATTTCCCTGACATCGTAGGTGAACAAATTATTAACAAGTGTAATAAATGACGCTGGTTTGTCCGGCCGtgaacataatttcataaacaCGAAAAGACGAAGTGAATCaaaacagcccccctccccaatcctTTTCGGACATGCAAGGTTCTATTTTCACACGATTGAGCACATTCGTGTCTTACTTTCTTGCTTACCAACTAACGTTTGCCATCTTTAAATGTCTACTCAGGACTGTTTCTATCGTATTGCCTTCATTTTGgtcccattttttaaaaagatttatgCTGTCGGTGGAGgaggggagcagatcctctccAACAAATATTGAAGAATGCCAAGAAATTGGCTACCATTTAGTCATGTCAAGGtctttttaaacctcctttgTCATATGTTTAGAAACCACTAGTATTCTATCAATTAAATATACATATGCTCTTTCagttggttttaatgttgacacaagaaattgttttccttctctttcagtcttcgATTGCAGATTTCTTCACAGCACAGACCAGAGCCGTGTTAAAGCCAAAGTGTATATTGAATGAAATACGCCATCCTCTAAGACAAAGTCTAATCATTGCCACTTATTACCAATCCTTGCCATCGTGCAGACTGTGCTTTTGCACTCAATCTTCCAACCcctgccaccgtgcagactgtgcattcgcACTCAATACAACAAGTTCAACCTCTGCCACCGTACAGACTGTATTGTGATTAGCACAAATGCACGCTGCTCTGATGAACTAcatcaaatattgcaatatacaaAGTAATGCCATCTGATAAACAACACGTTTCATATAAgttgtcaaatttgtcaaaagacaattaatttatttttgacCAACTGTTCAATCTTACCATAGTACATATACCTGAACTGCAGTCATTCATATagtcagggttctccccagaatcttttagtatagtggaggggctggcaaaaataatccaaaccaacgcgctgcgctttcatgaaaatttgttcattttgcatgacagatggtgtcaaatactacaagtacaatataGTGTTGTGactcctttgttgtgaagtgtcaAAACCACTATTGCTTTGaccatcgcccattcacaagtttttgcagacaatgccaactggaaaagtgataccacaaaaatctgtgaattttcattaaaattAGCAAAACTAATCaggaaaatagggaagaaacacactagaTTTCAAatgtagtatagtggagctgggctggagtatagtggagagcctcccttattccatcaTTTGGGGAGGACTCTGATATAGTACCCTCTCAACTTACCACAGTACCTCAAATTGTGCaagcagtacccactcagctcaccacagtacctggactccagccatgcatgcagctcCTACTAAGCTGACCACAATACATGGACGCCTGctatgcatgcagtacccactcaggtatccacaatacctggactccagccatgcatgcagtacccactcagctgaccacagtacctggactcctgctgtgcatgcagtacccactcagctggccacaatacctggacgcctgctatgcatgcagtaccctctcagctgaccacagtacctgaaCTCCTGCTAAGCATACAGTACCCGCTCAGCTgccctttcacagaaatgaaataaattaaaattgttactgtatatccttgaaataatgtctaattatttcatatttattagtGGTCGAGGGTCAGAAAATGCAAGGTCATATTTTAAGACACCTACATATATTTCCAACAAGATTAACAGATCAATACAAGGCTTTGGCTACCATAATACGTATtcagcagacaagcaaattatccctactgcacgccaaggcatagcattttgccttgctgggcttgaagtgccgacctaccttttcctgacgatattcctaccacgcggcaaggcacagcttttttaaaaagatttcttgttttggtGGTGGAAGTTAAACCATCACCTGAACAACTGGAGGGTAGAAACTCATGGAAGAGCACCGAGAAACTCTTTCACTGACTGTACGATTTTCTGATAGAGCGCTACGCTCAGGTTTCTGCCGTAAATGCCCGAAAATAAATGTTTGCTATGACTCCTTGACTCTGGGTTTCTTTGACCTTGGGAATTGGCATTTCAATACACGTTGTAAGACGCTATTGCTGACAAAGTTGTCTGCCACCGTCTGAGTCCTCTCTACTTTcacgaaaatatgtacgatatgATATCACATAAATGTCTAATACGTGACGTCAGAATGGTACAGGACGGAGGATGATCCTGGCCCATGTTCTGACCTGTTCTGTAAAATTGTATGCATCTAATTATATAACGTAGATAACGTTATAGACTATTGCACGTATGCACGTATTATTATgtaacaatgaaatatatcACATCAGGGGATTATCAGGGTCACATGTTTCATGGGAATCTACATCTGGATGAACTCGTGGGTAAATAAACGGAGGCGTTAGTTATTTAATCCAACAAGTACGTATACAGACTGAGATAAAGAAAACCACTTTCCGGCCGTGGTAAGTATGCGCCAAGATGATAGACTCCGAATTGGTATACAGGGTATCGTTAAACATATATTTAACTTTAAAGTTGCAAATACTTCACCGCGCTCCGGATATCGCCAGCTACAAAGTGGTCACTGTTTGCTGTACATCTGCTGAGTGATAAACGGCCACACATTTCGGTGTGCTAAATGTTAATGAGGAGGCCAGAATCCGGCATAAAAGATAACTGGTGTGCCCTACAGTGGGGTACAAATAACAGGCTAGGGCCTGTTTGCTATTGTGTAACACTACTTAAGCTTAGCAATAGTGTGACATATAAACAGACCTAAATCTTTCAAAGCTGTGAAACAGTGAAAGcatattttagacatttttatATTTGATTGACCATTTTCTTTGATTCCAGAAATTCTGTCAGCACTGCGTTGTAAGTTCGCATGTCTAAACAAAAACGAATCATGTAACCCCAAAGTGCTCTTTGACGAACCAAACTTTTCTTGGATGGCGGCAGGTACTTTTTCGGGACGTCAAAGGGAGGGGCCATTACACACCTGTCACGGTATGCATATATCTGATGACCCAGCATCACAAACGGATGTCCCCAGAACCCCAGAGTAAATACCTAAGTGTGAACTCGACCAGCTTTCACTCAGCCAGTAAGGACTCGAGGCCTTTCCCTTTCTTTGCTCCCGACGTTACCGAGTGGAAGGATGAAACCGTTGGTGGTGTTGGTGTTGGTGCTCACCGGTGCTGTGGCAGCGGAGGCTTTTCTTTACAACGGTGAGTATGTGCCCTGCTGCATACACTGATGACGACGCGGGACATCCTTATATTATAATAGAAGAGTCAAATGTTGAGTAACACATGCACAATTATCCCAAGAAAACACTTAGTTAGTGATGGCAGGACGTATGTGACCGGGCCCTTTACCAGGCAGACAAACCACGCACAGGTTATAAGTATATTCAAAGTTATTTATAAGTAAATCAGAATGGTTTGATCGACTGACATAGTGGAGCATCTGCTTATATCTCAACGATATAAAGTATGCGCTTTCTCTATTTTCAGATGCGGATTGGAGTGATCTTAAAGGTAAGTACTGTTTTATTGGTCAACACATGTAACGGGTATCTCAATTCACAGCGTTCACTTGGGCTTCATATGCACGTCGGTGTGACCAAGAGGGAGAGTTGGCACAGTTTAGTTTGTGTCATTTCCTAGCACAATTCGGCGCAGTCCAGTGAGTTAACCGCTTTAATGTAATATCAATTGTGATTTACGGAGAAGTGTCCGTACAGGATTTAGGATTAATATCGTGTCTGCGCTTGTGCAGGTCCTGTCATATTtatccaatcaatcaatcaatcaatcaatcaatcaatcaatcaatccaccAAGTGggtatgataatgatgataccTTTATTGCAAACCCATGCCCGATGGCCAATTACAAAACTTAAATGGTGACGTTTTCATCATTTCTTGAATTAATGCCTGCATAGTACAAGACGTTAAACGCGTACAACGTCAATCACTTGCTCCATATCTGGTCTCTTGTCGATCATTTCCCCAGTGACGTG
The sequence above is drawn from the Branchiostoma floridae strain S238N-H82 chromosome 4, Bfl_VNyyK, whole genome shotgun sequence genome and encodes:
- the LOC118414135 gene encoding uncharacterized protein LOC118414135; the encoded protein is MRTSSNRVQPSVCSRYSTRRRLAPKSLKGRDSKNIGNTMKTTVVLALLSLVSVEGWLFSEDAEWNDLRVTWGLNQLFSSTVFDSLPRTESDALAEGWVDFSRGAKCDDSFYRGSRYIKDNDPAVMLLFDKNGYVAGIQMGALKAELPADLPSDAMKNMWNDDGDMYVITAYFVNPATVCTGRSEALFTLEGTGEGLYIQNGPNPQYDYDLIPRDEADIGTTLWTQGECFYTMGQHYWYNVTADMSCEDFFPVFLLYNSGRLNGFGWNIKAYLGSPRYEHPTTDVLDMFFKVIPECFFAEADPRGATTQHIYMDSSPSFNFC
- the LOC118414138 gene encoding uncharacterized protein LOC118414138 (The sequence of the model RefSeq protein was modified relative to this genomic sequence to represent the inferred CDS: added 253 bases not found in genome assembly), whose amino-acid sequence is MKTVVALALLSLVCVEGWLFSEDAEWNDLKVTWGLNQVFSSTVFDSLPRTESDALADGWVDFSRGASCDGDFYRGSRYIKDNDPAVMLLFDKNGYIAGIQMGARKTDLSANVPAPQIMHMWNDDGDMFVITAYFIDPASVCTGRSDATFTLEGTGVGLYLQNGPNPEADYELIPRDEDNLATTLWTKGGCFYTMGQHYWYDTSADMDCEDFFPVFLLYNSGRLNGFGWNINADLNSPRYEHPAVDVLDMFFQDTPACFVQHAQRGLTTQHIYLDDSPSFNFC